A region from the Triticum urartu cultivar G1812 chromosome 1, Tu2.1, whole genome shotgun sequence genome encodes:
- the LOC125535149 gene encoding enoyl-CoA delta isomerase 2, peroxisomal-like encodes MSSSFCEWEKTNGIVHLKLTGADGHHYLTDEGLKELCSELAKIREDAASGPCRALITTSSPGSFCDGIDYDDLKRSMNPAEQAKALSDGMAAVIKELLEMPMLTVCAATGDAASLGLALALAHDDLVVLSDASYRLGMVEDGVAVQPHIASLVREKTDRWYTLTTLKSRWRSGNWMRKWYFADCEAGTPDGVLVEAKKLVEEWAGSDGEVHADMRKQLYRESWNAVSVLQLVPE; translated from the coding sequence TCGTCCTTCTGCGAGTGGGAGAAGACCAACGGCATCGTCCATCTGAAGCTCACCGGAGCCGACGGCCATCACTACCTAACCGACGAGGGTCTCAAGGAGCTCTGCAGCGAGCTTGCCAAGATCCGCGAGGACGCAGCGTCCGGGCCATGCCGTGCCCTCATCACCACCTCGTCCCCGGGCTCCTTCTGCGACGGCATCGACTACGATGACCTCAAGAGAAGCATGAACCCGGCGGAGCAGGCCAAAGCCCTGTCGGACGGCATGGCCGCGGTGATAAAGGAGCTCCTGGAGATGCCGATGCTGACGGTGTGCGCCGCCACGGGCGACGCGGCGTCCCTGGGGCTGGCCCTGGCGCTTGCGCACGACGACCTCGTCGTCCTCAGCGACGCGTCCTACAGGctcggcatggtggaggacggcgtCGCCGTGCAGCCGCACATCGCCTCGCTGGTCCGGGAGAAGACGGACCGGTGGTACACGCTGACCACGCTCAAGTCACGGTGGCGCAGCGGCAACTGGATGAGGAAATGGTATTTCGCCGACTGTGAAGCCGGCACTCCAGATGGTGTGCTGGTCGAGGCCAAGAAGCTGGTCGAGGAATGGGCCGGCAGCGACGGCGAGGTGCATGCCGACATGAGGAAGCAGCTGTACCGGGAGTCCTGGAATGCAGTCTCAGTTCTCCAGCTAGTTCCTGAATGA